The region CCTCCATTCCTCTCGCCGCGAGCATGGCGGTCGTCGTCGTCAGCCGGTCGATGACCGCGGGCCGTCCTGCGGTGACGTTGGCGCCGAGGACCGCGACATTGGCGACGACGTTGTGGTCGATCAGCGTCTGGAGTGCTGCGACCCCGATCAGACCACCAAGCTGGCGACCGGTATTGAAGAGGCCGATTCCGGACGCGAGATTTCGGCTGTTGAGGTTGCTGAAAGCGATCAGAGTGATCGATAGAAACAGGAAGCCCAGGCCCAAGCCGCGCAACAGGATTGCTGCCATCATGTCGTCCGCGCCGCTCTCGCTGGTCGAACCGGAGAGCATCCACATCGCAACCATGATCATCAGGATTCCAAAGGGCACCGTGGCGAACGGAGGAACGCGGCGGACCTGCATGAGGAAGGCGGCAATGAGGAGCGCGCCGATGAAAAGCGCGCCACTCGGCAACAGGAGCAGGCCGGCAGCGGTCGGCGTGAACGCGAGGACGGAAACGGCAAAGGCCGGAATCAGGAACGCGCTTCCGAACAAGGCGGCGCCAGCGACAAAACTGACGATGAAGGCGAAGGAAAAATCCTCCGATTTGAACAGGGTGAAGTCGAGCAAGCCCTGGCCTTTGGCCAGCACTTGTTGGCCGAGAAATGCCATGAGAGTGGCGGCGCCGATCACCGTCAGCCAGAGGATGCGAGGCTCCTCGAACCAGTCCCATCGGCTGCCTTGGCTGAAGACGTAGGTGAAACTGAAAAGCGTGACGGCGATCAGCGAGAAGCCAATCCAGTCAAACGGACGGTACGCAGTTTTGGGGGGCACTGGGCCGTCTGCGATCAGCAGAAGCCCGGCCGCCGCCAGCGCCAGCGGAACAACGCTGAAGAAGATCCATGTCCAGGACTGGCTATCGAGCAACCACCCCTGAAGGGCTGGCGCGATCGTCGCGGGGGCGACAACGGACCCCATCGCGAACAGAGCCTGAAGGAGCGGCTGGTGGGATCGCGGATAGGCGAGAAAAATCATCGCCTGGCCGGCGACAAGCAGGGTGCCGCCGGCGAAGCCCTGAATCATTCGAAGCGCGACCAGCAGGTCCAGCCGAGCCGTGATGGCGGCAATGCCGCACGCCAGGCCCATGGCAAGCGTTGCGCCGATGATCAGGCTCAGCGGGTTGAGACGGTTCAGCAGCCAAGGGGCGGCCATGAATCCGATGAGCTTGAGCGCGGTGTAGCCGACATCGAGCCAGGCGAACTCATCAGGCGTTGCGTATGTGTCGCCGATGATGTCGCCGCGTCCGAGCGACAGGACGGTGCTGGCGATCGCCTCCGTCAGCGTGGCAAGGACGATGCCCACGACCAGCAGGGCTCCGGTCGTCGATCTGTCGCGACTCGGCGTGGCGGTGACGATCGCGTTCATGAGCCGCTCCCCAGGTCAATCTCGACACGCGCGGACAGGCCGGGTACGAGGCGGCCCGGCAATGGATTGCTGACAAACCGGATCTTGGTCGGCACACGTTGGACGACGCGAACGAAGTTCCCCGTCGCATTGTCCGTGGGCAGCAAGCTGAAGGCAGAGCCGCTGCCGGGCGCAAAGCTGTCGACCACGCCTTCAAGCGCCCCGTTCGGGTAGCCATCGATCGTGATGCGGACGTGCTGGCCAGCTTGGATATGCTCGAGCTGGGTTTCCTTGAAATTCGCCACGACCCAGACATCGTTGACCGGGACGATATCGAGCAAGGCGCCGCCCGGCGCAACAAGCCGGCCGACGCGGACCTGCCGGTTGCCGATAACGCCGCCGACCGGCGCGCGTACCACGGTATTCTCCAGATCGATTTGGGCGAGATCGCGCGCGGCCTCTGCCTGCGCCACCGCGGCAATGGCAGCTTCGCGCTGAGCACCAAGAACGGCGATGCGTTGCTGCTGGGCCTCCAGCGTTGCCGCTGCCGCCGCCACGCCCGCTTCGGCTCTCGACCGTGCCGCGTCGCTTTCATCGACAATAGCCTGGCTGATGGTGTTGCTGCGGATGAGTTCACGGTGGCGGCTGGCGGCTTTGGTCGCCAGATTCACCTCGGCCACGGCCGAACGTCTCTGCGCCTCGGCCTGCCGAATGAGCGCATGTTGAAGCTCCGTCTCCGCATCGACATTGGTGAGGCGAGCCTGGGCCGCTTCGACATTGGCCACCGCTTGCGCAAGCCGTGCGCGGTAGTCACGATCGTCGATCCGGAACAGGACGTCACCCGCCCGCACAGTTTGGTTGTCCTGAACCTCTACCGCCGTGACATAACCGGCGACCTTCGGGGCAAGCGAAGTGACATCCCCGCGGACATAGGCATTGTCGGTCGACGCGACGCCGCTCGGACGAGCCCAGGCCCATCCGCCAGCTACGACCACCACGGCGCCGAGGCAGAGCAGCAAGCCGACCATCTTTTTCTTGTTGGGTTGCGCCACGGCGACACCGGGCCTTGAGCTTCCGCCGGTGACGATGGCGACCTTGTCCTCGAGCGAATCCATTTTCTCAGTTCCTGTTGAATGCCGATTGCCCGGAAGCAGCCCTGGCGGCGGTCGCCTTACTAGGGCTGCGGGCATCGAAGCCGCGTTCGTTCATTGCCCGACGGGCGTGACCAGTTCCTTTTCGTCAGTGTCGACGACAAACACCGCAAGCAGCCGGGCAGGCTCCGTGTCGCTGGCATTCGCGCTCACTTCATGATGGGAGCCTGGCTCTTCGTAGAAGTTTTGGCCTGCTTGGTAGACCTTTTCCGGCGAGCCGTTGACGCTGCTGCGGATCGCGCCTTCGAGCACCGTCGCATAGATGAAGGCGGACTTGGGGTGCGTGTGGGCGGGCGATGCGCCCCCCGGCCCGTATTCGACGAGCACACCCCTCATGCTCTTGCCGGGGACGTTCGGAAGCGCGTGGTCAAATACGACCGTCACCTTGCCCGCGGGCCGGTCGCCGGCCGAAGCTGCGGTGATCGAGAGCGCTGCGAAGGCAGTGGCTGAGAGAAATCGTGTAAACATTGCAATTCTCCTTCGAGAGTACCTGTTGGGAAGGCGCGGCCGGTGCCGGATCGAACGCATTCCTGATTTGTCCATGGGCCTGACTTGTCCGTGGGAGCCTTAGCGCGCCGCTTGGGCCGTCGACTGACCGAGCCAGTCCTCGAAGCGGGTTGCGCCGAGGCGCGGGTTCTTGCCGGGGGTCAGCGATTGATCGTCGAGGACGGCGCCGAAGTAGCGCGCGTGGACGTCCGGCACGACCTTGCGCGTGTCCTGCGTTGCGCGCAGATAGCGCCTGACCACTTCGTCGAGCGGGATAGCCTCAGGGCCGGCGACTTCGACGGTGCCGTTGACCGGCGGTGCGAGTGTGACATCGGCGAGCGCCGCCGCCACGTCGTCGGACGCGATCGGCTGGAACAGTGCCGGTGATAGGCGGATCTCGTCGCCGACCGTCCCCGCCTGCGCAATGCCGCCGACGAACTCGAAGAACTGCGTCGCGCGCAGAATGGTATAGGGAATGCCGGACGCCTTGATGAGGTTTTCCTGCGCGATCTTGGCCCGGAAATAACCGTTGTCGGGAAGCCGTTCGCTACCGACGATCGACAGCGCAACATGGTGGCGCACGCCGGCGGCAGCTTCTGCAGCGAGCAGGTTACGGCCCGACGTCTCGAAGAACTCGAGGACGGCTTTGTCTTCCCAAACCGGCGCGTTCGCCACGTCGACAACGATCTGAGCTCCATCCATCGCTTCGGCCAGTCCCTCGCGAGTGATGGTGTTCACGCCCGTGTTGGGGGCCGCTGCGAGCACGTCATGGCCGCGCTCGCGGAGCTTCTTCACAAGTTTCGATCCGATGAGGCCGGTGCCTCCGATGACGACGATCTTCATGGGTTCTCTCCGCTTCTCTCGACCGCAACCATTGCCGTCGATGTGGATGGAGAGTGCCTGCGCGCACCGGGGAAGTCCCTGTGACGGGCTTGAATTGTCCTTCAGGGAAGATTGTTTTTTCATCCAAGGGACAGTTGTTCCGACCGGCATGCCTTGCTGCGAGCGGTGCAGTCAGTTACGCGGTACCGTGCTATCAATGTCCGATGATATTCGCCCGTACTGCGAGCCGAGGGCGCTTGGCCAGGGGATGCCGACGTGCAATTCATGTTTGGAGACTACGTGCTCGATCCGGAGCGCCGGGAACTTACCTCGCGCATGCAAATCGTGGCTGTCGGGCCGCAGGTCTTCGACGTGCTGCTGCATCTCATCCGGAACAGCGACCGCGTCGTCAGTAAGGACGAGCTGCTGCAGGCGGTATGGGGCGGCCGAATCGTCTCGGAATCGACCATCACCAGCCACATCAACGCAGTTCGCAAGGCAATCGGCGACAGCGGCGAGGGGCAGCGCCTGGTCCGGACGGTCGCGCGCAAAGGTTTCCGATTCGTCGGCGAGATCAAGCTCGGCGAGATCGGGGACGCGCGACAGCCCGGCGCGCCAACCGTCATTGAATACGCCTCCAGCAAATCAGAGGGGCCGCCGTCCGGCCTCGCACTTCCAGACAAGCCTTCCATTACCGTCTTGCCCTTCCAGAACCTGAGCGGCGATCCGGAGCAGGATTATTTCGCTGACGGCGTGGTGGAGGATATCATCGCCGCCCTGTCGCGCATCCGCTGGTTGTTCACCATCGCGCGCAATTCGAGCTTTACCTACAAGGGCCGTGCGGTGGACGTGAAGGAAGTGGGCCGCGAGCTTGGCGTGCGCTACGTGGTCGAAGGCAGCGTGCGCAAGTCCGGGAATAAGGTCCGCATGACCGGACAGCTCATCGATGCCACGACCGGCACTCATCTCTGGGCGGAGCGCTTTGAAGGCACGCTCGACGACATCTTTGAGCTGCAGGACCAGATGGCCGAAAGCGTCGTCGGCGCGATCTCACCGCAACTCGAACGCGCGGAGATCGAGCGCGCCAAGCGCAAGCCGACGGAGAGCCTGGACGCCTACGACTATTATCTTCGCGGCATGGCGAAGTTGCACAACGGAACGCGCGAAGCAATCGAGACGGCGCTCCCCTTGTTCTACAAGGCGATCGAGCTCGACCCCGAATTTGCGTCGGCCTATGCCGCGGCGGCATGGTGCCATTTCTGGCGCAAGTTAAACGGCTGGATGACCGAGCGGGCCCACGAGATCGCCGAGGGCGTGCGGCTGGCGCGGCTGGCAGTGGAACTCGGCCGGGACGATGCGGTCGCCCTGACGAGAGGCGGGCATGCGTTCGCCCATCTCGCCGGCGACCTCGACGGCGGCATCGCGTTGCTCGACAGGGCCGTGCTGCTCAATCCGAACCTCGCCACCGCCTGGTTCCTCGGCGGCGCCCTGCGCGCTCTCCGCGGCGAAACAGACGCCGCAATTGAGCACCTGGCGCATGCGGTTCGCCTGAGCCCGCTGGATCCGGAAATGTTCCGGATGCAGGTCGGGATGGCGCTGGCACATTTCTTCGCCGGGCGCTTCGATTCCGCCTCGGCCTGGGCGGAAAAGGCGCTCGGGAACCTACCCAGCCTGCTGGTAGCGGTCGCCCTGCTGGCGGCGAGCCATGCGCTTGCCGGGCGCATCGACGAAGCGCGGCAGGCGACACAGCGGCTGCGGGTACTCGATCCATCCTTACGCGTCTCCAACCTCAAGGATTGGCTGCCAATCCACCGGCCCGAGGATCTCGCGCGGTTCGCCGATGGCCTGCGACTGGCTGGGCTGCCCGAATGACCGCGGCACTTTGCCGAAACAGGGGCGGCTTTGCGCCAAAAGACCATTGCCTCGCTGCGAGGAATGCAACAATCGGGAGGGACAATGGCCATGCAAATGCTGCAGACCATCATCAATCGGCTTGCCGAGAAACCGGTCCTGAACGTCATCGTCAAACACGAGAAACTCGCGCAGCCCCTAGCGGTTCGTGCCGTCGGCAGTGCGGAGGAAGCATGCGGTGAAGGGCAGGCATATATCGCCGCAGGGCATAGCCGCCGGCGAGCCAAAACACAAACGGGGCCTGCACTTCTAGCACAGGCCCCGTTCTAAATCGTTTCTGAAAAAATTTGGTTCTTGTAGGTATGTATCGCCGCGGCGACCCCCAAAAATTAGGGTGTCATCATCTTAGATCTATACGGACCTTGGTCCGGCGCACCGGTGAACTTCAATGGCCAAAGGTCTGATACATAGGTGGGAGTTAATCACTGGACGAGATCACGACGTCGCCACAGGGCAATCGAAAACGGGATCCGGGGTCATCTGAATGCCGAGATGCTAAAAGATTATTCCTGCTTTTTCACAGAGTTGATCCTTCCGCCGAGCGCCAGGCCGGCTGCCAGGCCGATAAAGCCAATACCGGTTTCGCCGCGGCACGATCAAAATAGTCCACGAAAGCCGCCATTGATGCCGTGAAAATTGCGGTATTGAGGGGGGAATTGCTGTGCTGACGATCGAGCAAAAAAGTGAAAAGAACCGCCCAGAAGCAGCAAGCGAGATAATGTGTCAGGACCCCGACGCCGGTATGGGGAATATCAAGACGATCAGCGCGTGCCGCGCTTCTCCATGGACCCAGTGACTGGTTGCATTCAGGACTTGCCACAAAGACTTGTCTCGACGCCGCGCCAAGAGACACAAGACTGCGGCGCTCGTCGTGCCGGCCAGCAGACCACTCAGAACAATGTTTTTCGCGTTGCGCATTGTCGCTCCCGCGCAGAACAACTGCGG is a window of Sinorhizobium numidicum DNA encoding:
- a CDS encoding DHA2 family efflux MFS transporter permease subunit, producing the protein MNAIVTATPSRDRSTTGALLVVGIVLATLTEAIASTVLSLGRGDIIGDTYATPDEFAWLDVGYTALKLIGFMAAPWLLNRLNPLSLIIGATLAMGLACGIAAITARLDLLVALRMIQGFAGGTLLVAGQAMIFLAYPRSHQPLLQALFAMGSVVAPATIAPALQGWLLDSQSWTWIFFSVVPLALAAAGLLLIADGPVPPKTAYRPFDWIGFSLIAVTLFSFTYVFSQGSRWDWFEEPRILWLTVIGAATLMAFLGQQVLAKGQGLLDFTLFKSEDFSFAFIVSFVAGAALFGSAFLIPAFAVSVLAFTPTAAGLLLLPSGALFIGALLIAAFLMQVRRVPPFATVPFGILMIMVAMWMLSGSTSESGADDMMAAILLRGLGLGFLFLSITLIAFSNLNSRNLASGIGLFNTGRQLGGLIGVAALQTLIDHNVVANVAVLGANVTAGRPAVIDRLTTTTAMLAARGMEAAAAGRAATSLLGRVVTGQSTVIAFDTAFNAVALLFVIAAPVLVAIKIGLSRYAKMRTARLLKMKEPNVRQVTPKSARPDNAESRPHARTDIVLAISEALADPSDALSGIDPILDRGGTTAPKRRFCI
- a CDS encoding HlyD family secretion protein — protein: MDSLEDKVAIVTGGSSRPGVAVAQPNKKKMVGLLLCLGAVVVVAGGWAWARPSGVASTDNAYVRGDVTSLAPKVAGYVTAVEVQDNQTVRAGDVLFRIDDRDYRARLAQAVANVEAAQARLTNVDAETELQHALIRQAEAQRRSAVAEVNLATKAASRHRELIRSNTISQAIVDESDAARSRAEAGVAAAAATLEAQQQRIAVLGAQREAAIAAVAQAEAARDLAQIDLENTVVRAPVGGVIGNRQVRVGRLVAPGGALLDIVPVNDVWVVANFKETQLEHIQAGQHVRITIDGYPNGALEGVVDSFAPGSGSAFSLLPTDNATGNFVRVVQRVPTKIRFVSNPLPGRLVPGLSARVEIDLGSGS
- a CDS encoding cupin domain-containing protein, with the translated sequence MFTRFLSATAFAALSITAASAGDRPAGKVTVVFDHALPNVPGKSMRGVLVEYGPGGASPAHTHPKSAFIYATVLEGAIRSSVNGSPEKVYQAGQNFYEEPGSHHEVSANASDTEPARLLAVFVVDTDEKELVTPVGQ
- a CDS encoding SDR family oxidoreductase, with the translated sequence MKIVVIGGTGLIGSKLVKKLRERGHDVLAAAPNTGVNTITREGLAEAMDGAQIVVDVANAPVWEDKAVLEFFETSGRNLLAAEAAAGVRHHVALSIVGSERLPDNGYFRAKIAQENLIKASGIPYTILRATQFFEFVGGIAQAGTVGDEIRLSPALFQPIASDDVAAALADVTLAPPVNGTVEVAGPEAIPLDEVVRRYLRATQDTRKVVPDVHARYFGAVLDDQSLTPGKNPRLGATRFEDWLGQSTAQAAR
- a CDS encoding winged helix-turn-helix domain-containing tetratricopeptide repeat protein, encoding MQFMFGDYVLDPERRELTSRMQIVAVGPQVFDVLLHLIRNSDRVVSKDELLQAVWGGRIVSESTITSHINAVRKAIGDSGEGQRLVRTVARKGFRFVGEIKLGEIGDARQPGAPTVIEYASSKSEGPPSGLALPDKPSITVLPFQNLSGDPEQDYFADGVVEDIIAALSRIRWLFTIARNSSFTYKGRAVDVKEVGRELGVRYVVEGSVRKSGNKVRMTGQLIDATTGTHLWAERFEGTLDDIFELQDQMAESVVGAISPQLERAEIERAKRKPTESLDAYDYYLRGMAKLHNGTREAIETALPLFYKAIELDPEFASAYAAAAWCHFWRKLNGWMTERAHEIAEGVRLARLAVELGRDDAVALTRGGHAFAHLAGDLDGGIALLDRAVLLNPNLATAWFLGGALRALRGETDAAIEHLAHAVRLSPLDPEMFRMQVGMALAHFFAGRFDSASAWAEKALGNLPSLLVAVALLAASHALAGRIDEARQATQRLRVLDPSLRVSNLKDWLPIHRPEDLARFADGLRLAGLPE